GCCGACATGCATGCATTTGTAGATCAAACTCCGGATTTCCGCACAAATGTTAAACATtgcagcacccaaacatgacatctAAGATAAGATAACATCACAGGACACAGGGAGCATGATCTAATCGTATTGCCTCTTTCAGGATCCCAGACTAGAAGATCCAAAAAGGCGTAGACATATCGAAATGCGCGAATAAATATGAGCATTTCAGTTGACAGTACTGGAGAATTGGCCAATGCACTGTACTACTCGCAACACACTAAATGCAGATCTTCAAACGTTTTCCTCAAGAAGGGAATGTATGCACATGATTGTCCATCCGAACCACACCATTCTGAATTCCAGATTGTCGACACACATGCATTTGTAGATCAAACACCTGATTTTCGCAGAATTGCTAAACATTGCTGCGTCCAAACAAGACAGCTAGCTGAGACAACATTTTCAGATGAATCAGCTGAGATAACATCACAGGGAGCATGATCATGCCACTATGGCATCATCTAATCGTACTGCCTCTTTCAGGACCGAAGATCCAAAAAGTCGTACAGTACAAATATCGAAATGCGCAAATAAATATGAGCATTTCACTTTGGATAATTAGCAAGGACTgaatgcaagttggttggttggacGACAGCGACAGTTGTTCTGAAACCAAAATTGAATTCCTAAAAGGAAAATTGCTGAgcaggagaggagaagggagccccgcccatccatccatccatcagaaAAGGATTGGAGGTCGCACCGGAATGTGGTGACGGAGGAGAAGTCGTCGGTGGACGCCATGAcggcgagcgcggcggcggcgaaggcggcctGCAGGAGGCGGAAGACGAGGCCGCACCGCGTCCAGGGGTCCCTCGTGATCACCCCAGCAGGCGCGTTCCCGTCCCCGTTCGGCCCCTCCACCTGCACCGCCTGCCCCTGCGCCGGCGGTGGCACCATCTCCACCTCCGCCTGCCCCTGTCCCACCACCGGCGGGGAGGGGTGCACCACGGGATGGCTGAAGTGCAGCATCGTCTTCGCCGCTCCTCCCTGCTCGTCGTCCTCGACCCAACCGAAAGGTTCTCGGATACCTTACTTCGCCCGGTGGTTTTCTATTCTCTTTTCCACTCCCCAGTGAGAGTGAGCGCGTTCAGTGAGGGAGGAGAGGAGAGTGAGTCGACACTGTGTCTGCACGTGGCACTGGTGGGCTCCACCTGAGGCTCTctcctgtctctctctgtttcttgaCCGACTCTCGTCCGTCCGTGATCGTGAATGATTCACACTTGACAGCACCGAGTGTATGGTCTATGGATGCTTTcacattttgatctatccttgatCCAGCCGGGTCCCCATACCATGTTTGCACGCCAGCCTGATCGCAACACGAAGCCGCTATCTACCAGACATCTTTATCATCCACTACGCCGGTCTGATCGTCACGTTTAGCCGATCCTTACCGTTTGCgcatttttaaaaagtgttcatattgtatttaaaaatgttgatcTACAAGCGAGAGAGCACGGTACATGGCTCACCTCAAGACGGCATCGTCGTCGCCGTCATGGTGGTTAGGGAGGCCGAGTGACGGGAGCGTCGTCCCGCTCCTCCTCACGGCGATGTTCTCCCACTCCTCCTGACGACAGTGTCCTCCATGCAACTCCAGTTGCACCTCCTCCTCTGGATCCAACCGTTGTGTCAACGTGGAGCATTTGGCGGCGGTGGTCAAGATCCAGCTCCTCCTGCTGCTCCAGTTGGAAAATAAAAATAAGTTCTTGAAGAGGGTGACTGGGCCAATGGAGAGGAGGCGGTGACTCGAAAGGTTGAGGGCCAGCGACGACAAGCTAAGgatttgcgagagagagagagagagagagagagaaagagagagagagagtggttgtgggggagagagtgggagggtagttttgaaaacaaaaaataaatcacAACGTGACGAGATCTAACTGGAAAACAAAAACGTCTATATTGTTAAAACTGGAGTATTTTCTTAATGAACCGGCTCGAGTAAGGCTACACCCAGGCATGTCAAGCAAAAACCTTCCAATCGGCACCTTCTGTGCAGGTTAGGGGTTCTGGCAGCCACATGCCCTGGGCCAGCCATCATGTGACGACGCGATTGCTAGCCAGGTACACACCTTGTTCGCTTTTGGTCAATGTTGACCGGTCGACAGTTGAACATTTGTTCATCGGTTTGGGAAAAAGGTTCATGGCATTTTTTTAAAAGTTCATAATGTGAAAGAAGTTTATTAAATTAGGAACAAAAGTTTGTAGAGATatgtaaaaagaaaaataaatttgaaaaaagcTCATAGATTTGAAAAAAAGGTTCATGAAATTAGGAACAAAAGTTCATAGAGATatgcaaaaagaaaaacaaatttgaaaaaaaatcacagatTTGTGAAAAAAATAATAATGAATTAGAGTAAAATAAAAAATGATAACAAAATGAGAAAACCGGCAAAAAATCAAGATAGGGAAACCAAAAGGAAAAACTGCCTAGAAAACCGTCAGTACGTTCATTGCAAAGGTTTCAAGAAAAAAAACAGTGGAAAATCAAAGAGCCACATGGGGTAGGGCCATGTAGATACATAGTGTAGTGGAGGATGTACGTCGGTTAGCGAATTGAACTTTAACTGGCGTTTAATGCGCGGAATATAAATTGGGCGTCAAGCTGCGGTTGTTTTGGTAATAATATGATTCGACGTTTTAAACAAAAGAGAAggggcgaaccaacctgtggttaagatggttaggtggacagtggtattcttcctggatttatttcaggatttccggcgatgcgctttcagtaggaggagacgttcccgtcgacgacgaggcgcctacggtgacttcgtaaatctcaagatgatatgccggctcagtctctcggaggtgctcatagggatagggtgtgcgtgtgtgcgttcataaagatgagtgtatgcgcgtgtatatgagcgcttatgtttgtactgatgctaaaaaaaagagaagggaaacGGGGAAGAGCGGACCGGCACACGTAGCAAGAGCGGGTGTGCGCTTTGCTTGCTTTCCATTGCGCAGGTCGTGGAATAGGAGCATGACCGATGTTGGAGTTGGCGCTGTGTTCAGGTTTATTTTTTTAGGCAACGCGTTGTATTCAGGCGAATTCTATTTGAGGTGATTTGCCTCAAATAGGCGCCAAAAGGGAACATGCGACTGAGTGGGCGGGCTGGCTCATTGGTAAATCAGACTGCAGTACAAgatccggttttgggaacctttcaGAAAATTTTGGAACCGGTTTTCTTTTTATTcacatttttttttggtttttctctttccttactgtttcttcttttcttttgttcttgaGTTTTTCTTTTAACTCTCCTAAATTTTATAGAATTAAAAatgtttttgttttaaaaaaatgttcagattttcaaataatgttcctattttaaaaaaatgttcaagatttaaaaaaatgttcacatttttattttttgggattttagaaaaatattcacaatttgCAAAACTACaacaaaaaaatcagttttttcAAAAAAACAAAATGTTCGCATGGGTGACTACAAATCTCATGTCCTACGGACTGTTCTACTTTCGCGACAAGTACAAGAGTAGCAATGAGAAAAATGAAGGAAAAGGACATCACCATATCCACACTAACCGGTGAGCGGACTACTTCCTCCTGTGTCGCAAGTAGGAGTTGCACGGCCGGGTGGTGGGCATGCAGGCCACCCTTGCCTGTGCCCAGTCAGAGAGCGAGGGTTACCATATCGATAATCCTCTTCTCCTGATACTTCACTTTGATTTTTCATATTATATCTCTTTGTAACCCTTTGGCCCAGTCAATTAAATGTTCTTACGTTCCCGTCGATAATGTTGTTGTGTTGAGTCATTCAAAGAGGNNNNNNNNNNNNNNNNNNNNNNNNNNNNNNNNNNNNNNNNNNNNNNNNNNNNNNNNNNNNNNNNNNNNNNNNNNNNNNNNNNNNNNNNNNNNNNNNNNNNNNNNNNNNNNNNNNNNNNNNNNNNNNNNNNNNNNNNNNNNNNNNNNNNNNNNNNNNNNNNNNNNNNNNNNNNNNNNNNNNNNNNNNNNNNNNNNNNNNNNNNNNNNNNNNNNNNNNNNNNNNNNNNNNNNNNNNNNNNNNNNNNNNNNNNNNNNNNNNNNNNNNNNNNNNNNNNNNNNNNNNNNTGAATGGACCTGCACCTCACTCGAGGCCCAAGGAGTGGGTGAATGAACCTGCACGCCAAAGACAATGTCCTAGAATTGGCTAGTGGAGAGCCCGCGCCGCCGTGATGCTTCGTAGACATGGATGTGGAGCTCGTCGTTGGAGAAGATGTGGCGCTGCCAATGATGCGGTGTAGCAGTGCAATTCATTGTCGGTCATGCTTTGCCGTGAGGGAAGGGGTAAATGAAACGGACTGTAAAACTTCATCGTCTAACATGGGGATCATTTTTTGTACATGTCCTGCAAAACTGAGTATGAACGACCAAAATATACCTGGTCAATAAACATCTTATGGTACGGAACAGAAAAACTATAGCCTTTGCTTCCAGTTTGAGTGTTTCTTGCTCAACAACCTTCATCTGCTGGGAGATCCCAACCTAGGACTTATGTGTTTGTAGCCTTTTCTATGTTTGTGGTCGTGACTTGCATGTTGGATTTCTATTCCCAAGTAATTCAAAGCTAGCAGAACATTTGAAAGTTACCTAATATTGAACACACAATAGTTTCATTTGAATATAAAAGTATAAGCCAGGCTCACCTCATTGTCATATGTTTCCATTCTTTGCTTGAGCTTTCTTTTTATTCGCCAACTACTTTCAAGCTACTGCTGGTAGCAGCACATCTTGGCCCGAGGAGTAGCTACTAACACCATCGAATTCATCTGAGTCCTGGTTTGGTACACTTTGCTGCCTAGTAGTATATATTTTTGACGGAATAAATTCGGAAGCAGGGTCTGAGGGGCAAGATTAGGCTCTTGCTCTGGAACAAAATTGTTAATCTCAGATTGATTGTTAGAAACAGCTCTGATATCAACCCAATCACTTAATTCATTTTCTTTCTGAGGACCGTTGCAATTGTCGACCCAGTTCGCTGACTTGTTCTCAGCGACGCTGCCAGAGCCAGGCAAATCAAACTTCTGCATTTTTTGCATTGGAGTGACATTGCTCCAAACGTTTTAGAAAGGAAGAGAATACACATTTAATTGATACTAGAGTTTTGTATGTCAAGAATATTTAAAATAGAAGTTACTTATGTCACAATTTATGTTTTCTCAATTGGAGAAATTTAACCAATTCTATTTCTAAATTTGAGACATATATCTACGAAATAATGTCAACTTCActcgcaaaaaagaaagaaataatgtCAACTTAGTGTCAAGCTTTTTTGACCAGACATCCTTATATTATTTGCTTTTGCTGCACCCTGCTCAACAGAGGCAACTCGTTCATCAATTTGAAGTTGATTATTGTCTCATTGACACCATCTGGTTGTAGGCTAATGTGCACAAACATCAGTGTTTTGGTTTGTCCTCCTGACCATTGCGACAAAATGTTTTATCACATAGATTGAGTACCAGCAAACTGAAAAGTTACGATATTAACTTTGCAGACTACCTAGAGAATATTGCAAAAGCTGGATATGCATGATTTTCCAGTACGGCATAGATATAATGTCGCGTACAGTGTTTCAGATGGATCTCCCAGAAAGTGACTTGTTTAATTATGTACAGTGTTTCCTTCAGTCTGTCTCCTACAACTTCAGATTTTTTTCAACTCTTTCGCTACCGGTTAGATCAACAAGATGCATGCAACCTCTCAAGTCTCAAGATTGCCCCAGATATAATGCCGCGTACTCACGTCCTTGCACATGAACATTCAGGCAACTGCACGTATGTTTAAGGCATAAGTATGAAGCTTAAGTATACAGGTAAGAACTTCTGAATACGAACAAGGTATGCCCATGCCACACCTATGGGAGTGCCTGCTGTAGTAGGATTTAGAGTTGTCCTGCAAACTACTATTCATAACATTCCTATTTACATTTTTCGGACTTCAAAAACATGTTCTCAATCACCAACATCTATGAATTCACGAACAGTTTTCCAAATTTGTGagcattttttcaaattcatgattttattATAAGTGTAAACCCTTTTGAATCCAAgtcttttttaaaattcatgaccaTTAAAAAAATCATTCATTCTTTGAATTCGCAAACttttttatttttgtgaacatttttcaaatttgtggaaTCTTTTTGAATTCTGAAAGTTTTTCAAACTTCCGAAGAAATATTCATATTTGTGAACACtttttgaatccacaaacatttttaTTAATTCACTAACATTTTTTGTAATCACTAACATTTTTAACTCAATAAAAAATAATTAAATTCATGATCTGGCATAAGCACTACGACTTTTCCACTAATTAAATTCAACAACACTTTTTAAACATCACGCCACGACGACTTTTCCAAATGGATGTACGGTTTTCAGGTTCGGTGACACGAGCGGAGTACGAAGACACGATGAAAGTAGAGCATAAGCGAAATCCATCTGATCCccaagcagagatgaagagaaagGCGCACAAGCACAGATTCACCTCTCTCCCGgtggcaaatttgacaaatctgatCTATAAACGAAATCAAATCACGGAATGAACTACCCGTAAAACTATTTCACACGCCTGACCCTTTTGTATAGCGCCCGCCACGACGgcgtcacactacactgtgcaacgcctcacagatagacGCTACACGGCCAGCGTCATACCCGAAAATTACTAAAACAGTGTGCAGCgtctgagagctaggcgccacactatacagtgcagcgcctagctcccgggcgttgcactagtgcagcgcctaagagctaggcgccacgGGTCAGCTGCGTGAAATACTTTGAGTGCAATGCCCGGGAGCTAGGCGCCACGGGTCAGCTGCGTGAAATACTTTgacggacagttcattctgtgatttgatttcgtctataggtcagatttgtcaaatttgcctcTCCCGGTTTCATCCACTCAGGTCTCTAACCGAAACGACAACAGCCTATCCTGGAATGGATTCTCGGTCCAGTGGTTATCAATGGCTTCTTCCTATCAGTTGCTTGATTAAACAAGTTTATCACAAGGTGAAAGTGCTCTCATTTTTCCACATAACCAGCAGCGAGACATGCATCATGCACATAAATACAATCTTGCAGCTGCAGCAGACAGGCTTGCTGATCCCCAGAGCAGACATGCTGCTGCAGATCAAGCCAAGCAAGACGACACATCCCTGAATTTTCACAGCGATTTAAAAGGGGACTCGATCCAAGATGAcacatttatttatttacttttgtgaacATTTCTAATATTTGTAATATATTTTTGAATTGTAAACTTTTTCAAATTGCGAAGAAAAATTcatatttttcaaattttttgaacacaaaatcattttttcaaattcacgaacttTGTTTTCATTTCAACAAAAAAATTAATTCATAAGTTTTTTTTGAAATTCGTGAATATTTtcctaaaatcatgaacatttcaaATATAAGTGGCTGAGAAAATGTAAATCTGAATATGAAAGGCGGAAGGATGCAAGCAGGCATCGCCGCGTTGGGGTCTCTGACGTCATTCAATAACTTTTGGTTTTTACTTCGCAACGCGAGATGGAATCATACAGAACACTGGGAGGATTATATTTTTATCATCTAAATAAAAATTAGATAGCAGCTCATGTTCAACGCTTGCAGATGATATTTTTTTACTTTTCGAAACGGAGTCAAAATTTTCAGGCTGGGTGACATGAGCAAATTAGAAAGACACGATGAAAGTAGAGCATAAGCGAAATCCATCTGATCCccaagcagagatgaagagaaagGCGCACAAGCACAGATTCACCTTTCTCCCCGTTTCCTCCACTCAAGTCTCTAACCAATGATGATTTCAGCGTAAGAAATCACTTTTCCACGGCACAACCACAACGAATTTGCCGAAAGATTGCCGGAACGACGGCGGCCTACCCTGGAATGAATTCTCGGTCCAGTGCCTATCAGTTGATTGATTAAACAAGTTTATCACAAGGGTGCTCTCATGTCACACATAACCAGCAGGGAGACATGCATCATGCACATAATAGAATCTTGCGGCCGCAGCAGGGAGACAGGCTTGCTGAATGCTGATCTGCGGAGCAGACATGCCAATGCCATTGCCAGGCGCTGCAGACCAAGCGAAGCAAGACGACACAAGCCTGAATTTCTACAGCAATTTAAAAAGGGCACCCGATCCAAGCCAAGGAGGAGGATGACCACGACACTATCTAGTTATACTTCTACAtcttgctggtggtggtgctgacGCCCCTGCGGGTCGGCCCCATCTCCTTGGCGAGGTTCCGGAGCACGTACTTCTGGATCTTGCCGGTGGACGTCTTGGGCAGCTCGGCGCGGAACACCACGGTCTTGGGCACCATGTACCCGGGCATGCGCTCCCGGCTCCACGCGATCACCTCCGCCGCGGTCACCGTGCCTGCCGCGCCCTCCTTGAAGCTCACGAACGCGCACGGCGTCTCCCCCCAGAACTCgtccggccgcgccaccaccgccgcctcgttCACCGCCGGGTGGCCGTAGAGCAAGGACTCGACCTCCACGCTGCTGATGTTCTCGCCGCCGCTGATGATCACGTCCTTGGACCGGTCGCGGATCTCCAGGTACCCGTCCGGGTGCATCACGCCCACGTCCCCCGTGTAGAACCACCCGTCGTCCCGGATCGCCGCCCGGGTGGCGTCCTCGTCCTTGAAGTAGCCCATGGTGACGCACCCGCCGCGGAGCACGATCTCACCCATCGTGGCGCCGTCCCGGGGCACGCTGCGGCCGGTCTCGCCGTCCACGATGTCCACTTCGGCCATGCCGGGCGTGCGCACGCCCTGCCTCGCCTTGAGCCGCGCGCGCTCCGACGCGGGCAGCTTGTTCCACTCGCCCTTCCACGCGCACAGCAGCACCAGCCCCGCCGTCTCGGTCAGCCCGTACCCGTGGCTGACGTCGAACCCGATGGCCTCCGTGCGGCCCAGCAccgcggctggcggcggcgcgccTGCCGTGAGGATGTGCACCTTCCCAGGTAGCGGCCGCCGCACGCCCTCGGGCGCGTTGGCCAGCATGTTGAGCACGACGGGCGCGCCGCAGAGGTGCGTGACCCCGCGGCGGGCGATGGTGTCGTAGACCTCGGCGGCGTCCACGCGGCGGAGGCAGACGTTGGTGCCGCCCACCACGGCCATCCCCCACGGGAAGCTCCAGCCGTTGGCGTGGAACATGGGCAGCGTCCACAGGTACGTCGGCTGCTCCGGCACGGACCAGGAGACGAGCGAGTCCATGGTGACCACGAAGATGCCGCGGTGGCAGTGCACGACCCCCTTGGGCGCCGACGTGGTGCCGGAGGTGTAGTTGAGGATCATCGGGTCCCACTCGCTGGCCGGCCGGACCCACTTGAACTCCGGGTCGCCCATCTCGAGCAGCCTCTCGTACGTCAGGGCCGCGGCGGGCGCGGGAGAGAAGTCCTTCTCCTGGGGGTCCTCGACCAGCACGACGCGCGGGGCCGGGTGTCCCGGCGGGAGGAGgcggagcgcctcgtcgagcaccgGCACCAGCGCCGGGTCGACGAGGATGAGCCTGGACCCCGAGTGACGGAGCAGGACCGACACCGTGCGCGCGTCGAGGCGCGTGTTGATGCTGTTGAGCACGGCGCCGCTCATGGGCACGCCGAAGTGCGCCTCGTACATCGCCGGCACGTTCGGCAGCAACACGGACACCTGCCAAATCATCGCACGATCCATCGATCAGAAGACAGAAACCCAATTCAATCCAATTAAATCCACCTTGACGCGGCGGGATCGACGACGGAGGCGGCAATCAAGAATCAAGTTAGGGGACGGACGGATGAGCGCTTACGACGTCGCGGCGGGAGACGCCGAGGGAGGCGAGCgcggaggcgaggcggaggcagCGGCGGTGGGTCTGCGACCAGGTGAAGACGGTGCCGCCGTAGACGACGGAGGGGCAGTCGCCGTACACGGTGGCGGCGCGCTCCAGGAAGCCCAGCGGCGTGAGCGGGCAGGAGTTGGCCGGGTTCGCGCCGAGCTTCTCCATGGCCGCCGGATCGGGGAGGCTAGCCTAGCTTCAGTGGCCTGCGACCGCGGGCGCCTATCTCGTGGTTGTTGGGGAGGCAGGACAGAGCAGAGCAAGTGACACGAGGCTTGGCCTCTGCCACGGCATAAGAAGGGGAGGCAGCGCGCTACAGGAGCCGCCCGATGGGGAACCGACGGCCGTGATGGGGTCAAGAGGCGCCGGTCATTTCCAGCGGGGCCATGATATCTAGAACAGTATGACTTTTTTGAGAAACGTGGCTTAGTCAACGTGCATACGGTCGCGATAGGATAGTTGGAGGTGAGAGATGAGTGACAGGCAGTTTGATTGGTGGTTGGGTTATCAAAAAAAAAGTTTTTGATTAGTGGTTGGTTGCTTGGATAATCCAACTTGGATTCCAGTTGCTTGCTCGTCTCATTTCGGCCGAGATGCCAAACCGGGCTTGCCTTGTTTTTTCTCCCCTCCCGGCAGACATTTCAACATT
The window above is part of the Triticum aestivum cultivar Chinese Spring chromosome 2A, IWGSC CS RefSeq v2.1, whole genome shotgun sequence genome. Proteins encoded here:
- the LOC123191022 gene encoding 2-methylpropanoate--CoA ligase CCL4, with product MEKLGANPANSCPLTPLGFLERAATVYGDCPSVVYGGTVFTWSQTHRRCLRLASALASLGVSRRDVVSVLLPNVPAMYEAHFGVPMSGAVLNSINTRLDARTVSVLLRHSGSRLILVDPALVPVLDEALRLLPPGHPAPRVVLVEDPQEKDFSPAPAAALTYERLLEMGDPEFKWVRPASEWDPMILNYTSGTTSAPKGVVHCHRGIFVVTMDSLVSWSVPEQPTYLWTLPMFHANGWSFPWGMAVVGGTNVCLRRVDAAEVYDTIARRGVTHLCGAPVVLNMLANAPEGVRRPLPGKVHILTAGAPPPAAVLGRTEAIGFDVSHGYGLTETAGLVLLCAWKGEWNKLPASERARLKARQGVRTPGMAEVDIVDGETGRSVPRDGATMGEIVLRGGCVTMGYFKDEDATRAAIRDDGWFYTGDVGVMHPDGYLEIRDRSKDVIISGGENISSVEVESLLYGHPAVNEAAVVARPDEFWGETPCAFVSFKEGAAGTVTAAEVIAWSRERMPGYMVPKTVVFRAELPKTSTGKIQKYVLRNLAKEMGPTRRGVSTTTSKM